The following are encoded together in the Anaerostipes caccae L1-92 genome:
- a CDS encoding DUF6472 family protein: MAGKQKSNCESCINYVYDEMCGSYVCDVNLDEDELMRFMTYSNYSCPYFQLNDEYSIVRKQI, translated from the coding sequence ATGGCGGGAAAACAGAAAAGCAACTGTGAGTCTTGTATAAATTATGTGTATGACGAAATGTGCGGTTCCTATGTATGTGATGTAAACCTTGACGAAGATGAACTGATGCGGTTTATGACATATTCAAATTATAGCTGTCCGTATTTTCAATTAAATGATGAATATAGTATTGTCAGAAAACAAATTTAA
- a CDS encoding VanZ family protein, whose product MKIKRNRVISWTMVILMMAVIFLFSAKTADASEQMSMGVTQWISKLVGISPAEAGGFGNSLYDMLSVMDHYVRKTAHFLEYALLGVLVCRALGIDVKKKAHLLGAALAFCSFYAVTDELHQYFVPGRSCQIKDVMIDSSGALTGICFCMLAGFVLKKIKNKRRNVRQKNTPDVRVF is encoded by the coding sequence ATGAAGATAAAAAGAAATCGCGTGATATCCTGGACAATGGTCATTTTGATGATGGCGGTGATTTTTTTATTTTCTGCGAAGACGGCAGATGCGTCAGAGCAGATGAGTATGGGAGTTACCCAGTGGATTTCGAAACTGGTCGGGATATCCCCGGCAGAAGCGGGAGGATTCGGAAACAGCCTTTATGATATGCTGTCTGTCATGGACCACTATGTGAGGAAGACAGCCCACTTCCTGGAATATGCACTGCTCGGAGTGCTTGTGTGCCGGGCCTTGGGGATTGATGTAAAGAAAAAGGCTCATCTTCTGGGTGCGGCATTAGCGTTTTGTTCTTTCTATGCCGTGACAGATGAACTGCACCAGTATTTTGTGCCGGGAAGAAGTTGTCAGATAAAAGATGTCATGATCGACAGTTCGGGTGCTCTGACCGGCATCTGCTTTTGTATGCTGGCAGGTTTTGTATTAAAAAAAATAAAGAATAAGCGTAGAAATGTCCGACAAAAAAATACCCCGGATGTCAGAGTTTTCTGA
- a CDS encoding DUF378 domain-containing protein — protein MGSKTLDYIALTITIIGAVNWGLIGFFRFDLVAFLFGSMTMLSRIVYDLVGICGLYLLTFYGRCGRDL, from the coding sequence ATGGGAAGTAAAACATTAGATTATATAGCACTGACAATTACAATTATAGGTGCGGTCAACTGGGGCCTGATTGGCTTCTTCCGGTTTGATTTAGTAGCTTTTCTCTTCGGCAGCATGACGATGCTCTCAAGGATCGTCTATGATCTGGTCGGCATCTGCGGACTTTATCTTTTAACCTTTTACGGCCGCTGTGGAAGAGATCTCTAA
- a CDS encoding DNA gyrase/topoisomerase IV subunit A, translating to MAEHIIRAEFSEVMQKSYIDYAMSVICARALPDIRDGLKPVQRRVLYAMDELNLRHDRPHRKSARIVGDTMGKYHPHGDSSIYESLVVMEQEFKKGMPLVDGHGNFGSIEGDGAAAMRYTEARLKKFTQEVYLADLDKNVVDFISNFDETEKEPEVLPVRVPNLLINGAEGIAVGMTTSIPPHNLGEVVDAMIAYLEDESVANEDLLTYIQGPDFPTGGLVVNKKDIKTIYTEGSGKLKLRGKVVFEPGKKRGEKDKLVITEIPYTMIGANIGKFLSDVVNLVESKKTTDIADISNESSKEGIRIVLELKKGTDIERLKNLLYKKTKLEDTFGVNMLAIVDGRPETLSLRDIIAHHTEFHYGLVKRKYQTLLSKLYDQREVKEGLIKACDMIDLIIEILRGSKNLKEAKACLTKGEVGNIRFKSSESMIEACKLSFTEKQAEAILDLRLGKLIGLEILALREEYEEIVANIAEYEDILHNPVSMQRVMKQDLMKIKKEYQRERRTVVEDGAEAVFEEEPLKEEQVYFVMDRFGYAKTFDKATYQRNQENASRDYKYIVPCMNTDKICIFTDTGVMHQIKVLDIPAGKYKDKGTPIDNLGNYDSSDEAIIAVLAAEAMTHDSLFFATEQGMLKIVSGTEFQVTKRTVSATKLSDGDALLSVKPLKTEGGLIKPDMVILETKEGVFLRFSLEEVPEKKKGAVGVRGIKLNKDDILLHTYLMEADGITSMDYKGKRLDFNKLKLAKRDTKGSKIRR from the coding sequence ATGGCAGAACATATCATTAGGGCAGAATTTTCTGAGGTCATGCAGAAGTCGTATATCGACTATGCCATGAGCGTTATTTGTGCGCGTGCCCTTCCCGACATTCGGGACGGTTTAAAGCCCGTACAGCGGCGCGTCCTGTATGCCATGGACGAGCTTAATCTGAGGCATGACAGGCCGCACAGAAAATCTGCGAGAATCGTTGGAGACACGATGGGTAAATATCACCCTCACGGTGACAGCTCTATCTATGAGTCTCTGGTGGTCATGGAACAGGAATTTAAAAAGGGTATGCCTTTGGTGGACGGACATGGAAATTTTGGTTCCATTGAAGGTGACGGAGCCGCGGCCATGCGTTACACGGAGGCAAGGCTTAAAAAATTTACCCAGGAGGTCTATCTTGCGGATCTGGATAAAAATGTAGTGGATTTTATATCCAATTTCGATGAGACGGAGAAAGAACCGGAAGTGCTTCCGGTCAGAGTACCGAACCTTCTGATCAACGGTGCCGAGGGAATTGCCGTCGGTATGACTACCAGCATTCCGCCTCATAATCTGGGGGAAGTGGTCGATGCCATGATCGCGTATTTGGAAGACGAATCAGTTGCCAATGAAGATCTGCTTACCTATATCCAGGGACCGGATTTTCCTACGGGAGGCCTGGTGGTCAACAAAAAGGATATAAAAACAATTTATACCGAAGGCAGCGGAAAACTGAAACTCCGGGGAAAGGTGGTCTTTGAGCCTGGAAAGAAGCGCGGGGAAAAGGATAAGCTGGTCATCACAGAGATTCCATATACGATGATCGGCGCCAATATCGGGAAATTTCTTTCTGATGTGGTAAACCTCGTGGAATCTAAGAAAACGACGGATATCGCTGATATTTCCAACGAATCCTCCAAGGAGGGAATCCGTATTGTCCTGGAACTGAAGAAAGGGACAGACATCGAACGCCTGAAGAATCTTTTGTATAAGAAAACAAAGCTTGAGGATACCTTCGGCGTAAATATGCTGGCCATCGTTGACGGCCGTCCGGAGACGCTGAGCCTTCGGGATATCATAGCGCACCACACAGAATTTCATTACGGACTTGTAAAGAGAAAGTATCAAACCCTGCTGTCTAAGCTCTATGACCAGCGGGAAGTCAAAGAAGGTCTGATCAAGGCCTGCGATATGATCGATCTGATCATTGAGATACTGAGGGGGAGCAAAAATTTAAAAGAGGCGAAAGCGTGTCTTACCAAAGGCGAAGTGGGGAATATCAGATTCAAATCATCTGAATCCATGATCGAAGCCTGCAAGCTGTCTTTCACAGAGAAACAGGCAGAAGCGATCCTGGACCTGCGCCTCGGAAAGCTGATCGGATTAGAAATCCTGGCTCTCAGAGAAGAATATGAAGAGATCGTTGCCAATATAGCTGAATATGAAGATATCCTTCACAATCCGGTATCCATGCAGCGTGTTATGAAACAGGATCTTATGAAGATTAAAAAAGAATATCAGCGAGAGAGAAGAACGGTGGTAGAGGACGGAGCCGAGGCAGTTTTTGAAGAAGAACCGCTGAAGGAGGAGCAGGTTTATTTTGTCATGGACCGGTTTGGCTATGCAAAGACCTTCGACAAGGCTACTTACCAGAGAAACCAGGAGAATGCATCCAGGGATTATAAATATATTGTCCCTTGTATGAACACAGATAAGATCTGCATTTTTACGGACACCGGCGTTATGCATCAGATCAAAGTGCTGGATATACCGGCGGGAAAATATAAAGATAAGGGAACACCGATCGACAATCTGGGCAACTATGACAGCTCTGACGAGGCAATCATCGCAGTCCTGGCAGCAGAGGCAATGACACATGACAGCCTTTTCTTTGCCACGGAACAGGGAATGTTAAAGATTGTTTCGGGAACGGAATTTCAGGTGACAAAGAGAACAGTATCAGCAACAAAACTGTCGGACGGAGACGCACTCCTCTCGGTAAAGCCGCTGAAAACAGAAGGTGGCCTGATAAAACCGGATATGGTAATATTAGAAACAAAGGAGGGTGTTTTCCTGCGGTTTTCACTGGAAGAAGTTCCGGAAAAGAAAAAAGGAGCAGTAGGTGTAAGAGGCATTAAACTGAATAAGGATGACATACTGCTTCATACTTATCTCATGGAGGCTGACGGCATTACATCCATGGACTACAAAGGAAAACGTCTGGATTTCAATAAACTGAAGCTTGCGAAACGGGATACAAAGGGTTCTAAAATCCGGCGCTGA
- a CDS encoding helix-turn-helix domain-containing protein: MRIFLWEIREEQGYSLRNLEKYTGISHMHIYDIERGLVSPTLEEIEKLAGVMRISPYRLFDFRPAIQVNSN; the protein is encoded by the coding sequence ATGAGAATTTTTTTATGGGAAATCAGGGAAGAACAGGGTTACAGTTTGAGGAACCTTGAAAAATATACGGGCATCAGCCATATGCATATCTATGATATTGAAAGAGGGCTGGTAAGTCCCACACTGGAGGAAATCGAAAAGCTGGCGGGAGTCATGAGAATCAGTCCTTACCGTCTGTTTGACTTTCGGCCGGCTATACAGGTGAATTCCAATTAA
- a CDS encoding NYN domain-containing protein gives MENKEKRFALLIDADNISAKYIKPILDELSQYGNITYKRIYGDWTSTLHASWKEELLANSITPIQQFSYTQGKNATDSAMIIDAMDILYTNRVDGFCIVSSDSDFTRLASRIRETGLTVIGMGEGKTPPAFRKACDVFTNLELLIEDKEEKESKPIGRRDIEAAIHSIITDNQNSDKETTLGEIGTRLLKRYPDFDVRSYGYSLLSKFLEEFDHFRLIKDGNIVTVSLREDIDMKEQLDHYVTALVKNTGKKGLDLSDLANKIYAEYENFKVQDFGYNRFSSYVRSIPGMQLENKNNITKVTFLKK, from the coding sequence AATTGACGCTGACAACATATCAGCAAAATATATCAAGCCGATTTTGGACGAGCTGTCACAGTACGGCAATATTACATACAAGAGAATCTACGGTGACTGGACAAGTACGCTTCATGCCAGCTGGAAAGAGGAGCTGCTGGCCAATTCCATCACACCTATCCAGCAGTTTTCTTATACACAGGGGAAAAATGCCACAGATTCTGCAATGATCATCGATGCCATGGATATCCTTTACACCAACCGGGTGGACGGCTTTTGTATCGTCTCCAGTGACAGTGATTTTACGAGGCTTGCCAGCAGGATCAGAGAGACAGGGCTTACTGTGATCGGTATGGGTGAGGGGAAGACTCCCCCGGCTTTCCGTAAAGCATGTGATGTTTTTACAAACCTGGAACTCCTGATCGAGGACAAAGAGGAAAAGGAAAGCAAGCCGATTGGCCGCAGGGATATCGAGGCAGCGATCCATTCTATCATCACAGACAATCAGAACAGCGATAAAGAGACGACGCTGGGAGAGATCGGGACAAGGCTGTTAAAGAGATATCCGGACTTTGACGTGAGGAGCTACGGATACAGTCTGCTCTCTAAATTTCTGGAAGAATTCGATCATTTCAGACTGATTAAGGATGGCAATATTGTCACTGTTTCTCTGAGAGAAGATATTGACATGAAAGAACAGCTGGACCACTATGTAACGGCATTGGTGAAAAACACAGGAAAAAAGGGACTTGATCTGTCTGATCTTGCAAACAAAATATATGCAGAATATGAGAACTTTAAAGTACAGGATTTTGGATACAATCGGTTCAGCTCTTATGTGCGGAGCATCCCGGGCATGCAGCTGGAGAACAAAAATAATATTACAAAAGTAACGTTTTTAAAAAAATAA
- a CDS encoding EAL domain-containing protein has protein sequence MKFLRQTENNRRRQKVVEFVIRLADALELQVIAEGVETREQAQMLKKLGCRHAQGYLYGRPMPEQEFIDYLSGKEL, from the coding sequence TTGAAATTTCTGCGGCAGACTGAAAATAACCGGCGGCGTCAGAAAGTCGTGGAGTTTGTGATAAGACTGGCAGATGCCCTTGAACTTCAAGTCATCGCAGAGGGGGTGGAGACAAGGGAACAGGCACAGATGCTTAAGAAGCTGGGGTGCCGTCATGCCCAGGGATATCTGTACGGACGTCCGATGCCGGAGCAGGAGTTCATAGACTATTTATCAGGAAAAGAATTGTAA
- a CDS encoding DNA gyrase/topoisomerase IV subunit B: protein MSSQNYDANSISVLEGLEAVRKRPGMYIGSVSTKGLNHLIYEIVDNSVDEFLAGHCDEITVTLKDDGTAVIEDNGRGIPVGINEQTGLSAVEMVFTMLHAGGKFGDGGYKISGGLHGVGASVVNALSTWLKVTVKQDGNIYEECFERGKVTEPLRVTGSCRKSETGTKVRFLPDPEIFDKTYFKAAMIRNRLHETTYLNPELKIHYINERSGEETEVLYHEPEGICAYVKKLNDGKHVLHDPVYYKRDINGIEAEIAFQYTEDFGENILGFCNNIYTTEGGTHITGFKSKFTAVMNQYARELGILKEKDTNFTGADVRNGMTAIISVKHPEPRFEGQTKTKLDNPDANKVVSEITGDETVLFFDKNLDTLKKVLACAEKSAKIRKAEEKAKTNLLVRQKLSIDSNGKLSNCESRKPEECEIFIVEGDSAGGSAKTARNRRTQAILPIRGKILNVEKATMDKVLANAEIKTMINTFGCGFSEGYGNDFDIEKLRYQKIVIMTDADVDGAHIATLLLTFFYRFMPELITHGHVYLATPPLYKAIPKKGKETYLFDDTALEKYKAAHKGPFTLQRYKGLGEMDASQLWETTLDPETRTLKQIEIEDARMASDVTSMLMGSEVPPRRQFIYDNAEDAMLDI from the coding sequence ATGAGCAGTCAAAACTATGACGCAAACAGTATTTCTGTACTGGAAGGGCTGGAGGCAGTCAGGAAGCGGCCCGGAATGTATATAGGAAGTGTTTCGACAAAGGGGCTTAACCATTTGATCTATGAGATCGTAGATAACTCGGTGGATGAATTTCTTGCGGGACACTGCGATGAAATTACGGTAACATTAAAAGACGACGGGACAGCAGTGATCGAAGACAATGGCAGGGGCATTCCTGTCGGAATCAATGAACAGACTGGTCTTTCAGCAGTTGAGATGGTGTTTACCATGCTGCATGCCGGAGGGAAATTCGGAGACGGGGGATATAAAATTTCGGGAGGACTGCACGGTGTGGGGGCATCTGTGGTCAACGCCCTCTCTACATGGCTTAAAGTGACGGTTAAACAGGACGGAAACATTTATGAAGAATGTTTTGAAAGAGGGAAGGTTACAGAACCGCTGAGGGTGACCGGAAGCTGCAGAAAGTCGGAGACCGGAACAAAGGTCCGGTTTCTTCCGGATCCGGAGATTTTTGACAAAACCTATTTTAAAGCCGCTATGATCCGCAACCGTCTCCATGAGACGACTTATCTGAATCCGGAATTAAAGATCCATTATATAAATGAACGTTCAGGAGAAGAGACGGAAGTCTTATATCACGAGCCTGAGGGAATCTGTGCCTATGTAAAGAAACTGAATGACGGCAAACATGTACTGCATGATCCAGTCTATTATAAGAGGGATATCAACGGAATCGAAGCGGAGATCGCCTTCCAGTATACGGAAGATTTCGGAGAGAATATTTTAGGCTTCTGCAATAACATTTATACCACGGAGGGCGGTACCCATATCACAGGATTTAAGTCCAAATTTACAGCAGTGATGAACCAGTATGCCAGGGAACTGGGTATATTAAAGGAAAAAGACACAAACTTTACAGGGGCAGATGTGAGAAACGGCATGACCGCCATCATTTCCGTAAAACATCCGGAACCAAGGTTTGAAGGGCAGACGAAGACAAAATTGGACAACCCTGATGCCAATAAAGTGGTCAGTGAAATTACCGGGGATGAGACGGTATTATTTTTTGATAAAAACCTGGATACCTTAAAAAAAGTCCTTGCCTGTGCGGAGAAATCCGCAAAGATCCGAAAGGCTGAAGAAAAAGCGAAGACAAACCTTCTTGTGAGACAGAAACTCTCCATTGACAGTAACGGAAAGCTGTCCAACTGCGAAAGCCGGAAGCCGGAAGAGTGTGAAATTTTTATCGTCGAGGGAGATTCGGCAGGAGGATCTGCTAAAACTGCCAGAAACCGCCGGACTCAGGCGATACTGCCAATCAGGGGAAAGATCCTGAATGTCGAGAAGGCTACCATGGACAAGGTCCTGGCGAATGCAGAGATTAAAACGATGATTAATACTTTTGGATGCGGATTTTCAGAAGGCTACGGAAATGATTTTGACATTGAGAAACTGAGGTATCAAAAAATTGTGATTATGACCGATGCCGATGTGGACGGGGCACATATTGCCACCTTGCTGCTGACATTTTTCTACCGGTTTATGCCGGAGCTGATTACCCATGGACACGTCTATCTGGCAACGCCTCCTCTATATAAGGCAATTCCTAAGAAGGGGAAAGAAACTTATTTGTTCGATGATACTGCGCTGGAGAAATATAAGGCCGCTCATAAGGGGCCGTTTACCCTTCAGCGGTATAAGGGCCTTGGAGAGATGGACGCCAGCCAGCTGTGGGAGACGACGCTGGACCCGGAGACGAGGACATTAAAGCAGATTGAGATCGAAGATGCCAGAATGGCCTCCGATGTGACCTCAATGCTGATGGGCAGTGAGGTTCCGCCGAGAAGGCAGTTTATTTATGATAACGCAGAGGATGCGATGTTGGATATATAG